One window of Natrinema sp. SYSU A 869 genomic DNA carries:
- a CDS encoding aldo/keto reductase: MAIDRVSLGSTGLEVSELALGTWRFGRRLVDGEERYDAEGVVETDEERASELLDAYADAGGNFIDTADKYGDGRAERWIGNWLEDRDRLNYVVATKIHRPRRENDPNAQGLNRRHLRQQVDTCLERLGTDYIDLLYCHRWDDDTPAEEFMRTLNGLVESGKVNYLGISSGRPDAWKIVKANEIARREGYEPFTVTQPRYNLVDRAIDANYLPMCRDYGLGAVTWSPLAWGFLTGKYRRGDTGYEESTAAIDSRFAERYLTERNFDALDVLLEVADEVGATPAQVALAWQLCHPDITAPIVGASTVDQLEENLGAADVSLSDDQFERLSAAKTVGPE; the protein is encoded by the coding sequence ATGGCAATCGATCGCGTGTCACTGGGCAGCACCGGGCTCGAAGTGAGCGAACTCGCGCTGGGGACGTGGCGCTTCGGGCGGCGGCTCGTGGACGGCGAGGAGCGCTACGACGCGGAAGGGGTGGTCGAGACGGACGAGGAACGCGCGTCCGAACTCCTCGACGCCTACGCCGACGCGGGCGGGAACTTCATCGACACCGCCGACAAGTACGGCGACGGACGGGCCGAGCGGTGGATCGGCAACTGGCTCGAGGACCGCGACCGCCTCAACTACGTCGTCGCCACGAAGATCCACCGCCCGCGACGGGAGAACGACCCCAACGCACAGGGGCTCAACCGTCGCCACTTGCGCCAGCAGGTCGACACCTGTCTCGAGCGACTGGGAACGGACTACATCGATCTGCTCTACTGCCACCGGTGGGACGACGACACCCCGGCCGAGGAGTTCATGCGCACCCTGAACGGACTCGTCGAGTCCGGGAAAGTCAACTATCTCGGCATCTCCTCGGGCCGTCCCGACGCGTGGAAGATCGTCAAGGCCAACGAGATTGCCCGGCGAGAGGGGTACGAACCGTTCACGGTCACACAGCCGCGGTACAACCTCGTGGACCGGGCGATCGACGCGAACTATCTCCCGATGTGTCGCGATTACGGGCTCGGCGCCGTGACGTGGAGTCCGCTCGCGTGGGGGTTCCTGACCGGCAAGTACCGGCGCGGCGACACGGGTTACGAGGAGTCGACCGCTGCGATAGATAGTCGGTTCGCAGAGCGGTACCTGACGGAGCGGAACTTCGACGCGCTCGACGTCCTCCTTGAGGTCGCGGATGAGGTCGGCGCGACCCCGGCGCAGGTCGCCCTCGCGTGGCAGCTCTGTCATCCCGACATCACGGCCCCCATCGTCGGCGCCAGCACGGTCGACCAGTTGGAGGAGAACCTCGGCGCCGCGGACGTGTCGCTCTCTGACGACCAGTTCGAGCGACTCTCCGCGGCGAAGACGGTCGGTCCCGAGTAG
- a CDS encoding glycoside hydrolase family 28 protein has protein sequence MAVPNTDLFDIREYGALDDSDDPDTDAIQTALDECAESGGTVYVPPGTYVTAPLRVGDHTTLHVDAGATLQFIGDYDAFPTVKSRWEGWNQYGFHPCLLVDDAENVSITGRGTIDGGGEYWWQFYDAPDSEIPDGLQKRLAEFEAKNEKQDDVSSFTHRPPLFQIFDSENVSVSGVTLRNSPFWNTHVVYSENVTIHDVNIENPADAPNGDGIDIDSSRYVRISDTYINAGDDAICIKSGKNAEAREVGEPASQITVTNCTVEAGHGGVVIGSEMSGDVRDVTVTNCTFTDTDRGVRIKTQRDRGGVVEDLRFDNIVMRRIACPFVINGYYFTPLDSDPEPVDEGTPMVRNISFTNITAREVETAGFFAGLPEQYFEGISFSDVQIDATRSLDATDLDPAMAYDYEQTHGLFCKSIADISFHNVRIRTPGSPAMRFEETEDVTIDGLRVPDDQAAPVVTLQNVDRTRVRDCAPQSEGPFLEASGPETREISLAGNHGSLADDVEIADDSDATVDDS, from the coding sequence ATGGCAGTACCTAACACGGATTTGTTCGATATTCGCGAGTACGGCGCGCTCGACGATTCGGACGATCCTGATACCGACGCGATCCAGACTGCGCTCGACGAGTGTGCCGAGTCGGGCGGGACAGTGTACGTTCCGCCCGGTACGTACGTGACCGCCCCGCTTCGGGTCGGCGATCACACGACACTGCACGTGGACGCGGGGGCGACGCTGCAGTTCATCGGCGACTACGATGCCTTCCCGACCGTCAAGAGCCGCTGGGAGGGGTGGAACCAGTACGGCTTCCACCCGTGTTTGCTCGTCGACGACGCCGAGAACGTCTCGATCACCGGTCGCGGGACGATCGACGGCGGCGGCGAGTACTGGTGGCAGTTCTACGACGCACCCGATTCCGAGATCCCAGACGGCCTCCAGAAGCGGCTGGCCGAGTTCGAGGCGAAAAACGAGAAACAGGACGACGTCAGCAGCTTCACGCACCGACCGCCGCTGTTCCAGATCTTCGACTCGGAGAACGTCTCCGTCTCCGGCGTGACCCTGCGAAACTCGCCGTTCTGGAACACCCACGTCGTCTACTCCGAGAACGTCACGATCCACGACGTCAACATCGAGAACCCGGCGGACGCACCGAACGGCGACGGGATCGACATCGACTCCTCGCGGTACGTCCGGATCAGCGACACGTACATCAACGCGGGCGACGACGCGATCTGCATCAAGTCCGGAAAGAACGCCGAGGCTCGAGAAGTCGGCGAGCCGGCGTCCCAGATCACCGTCACCAACTGTACCGTCGAGGCGGGCCACGGCGGCGTCGTCATCGGGAGCGAGATGTCCGGCGACGTTCGGGACGTCACCGTCACTAACTGCACGTTCACCGATACGGACCGCGGCGTGCGGATCAAGACCCAGCGCGACCGCGGGGGCGTCGTCGAAGACCTCCGGTTCGATAACATCGTCATGCGGCGAATCGCCTGTCCGTTTGTCATCAACGGCTACTACTTCACCCCCCTCGACAGCGATCCCGAACCGGTCGACGAGGGAACGCCGATGGTACGGAACATCTCCTTTACCAACATTACCGCCCGCGAGGTCGAGACCGCCGGCTTCTTCGCCGGCCTCCCCGAGCAGTACTTCGAAGGGATCTCGTTTAGCGACGTCCAGATCGACGCGACCCGATCGCTCGACGCGACGGACCTCGATCCCGCGATGGCCTACGACTACGAGCAGACCCACGGCCTGTTCTGCAAATCGATCGCCGACATCTCGTTTCACAACGTTCGAATCCGGACGCCCGGCAGCCCGGCGATGCGCTTCGAGGAGACCGAGGACGTGACGATCGACGGCCTGCGCGTCCCGGACGATCAGGCCGCGCCCGTCGTCACCCTGCAAAACGTCGACCGGACGCGCGTCCGCGACTGCGCGCCCCAATCGGAGGGACCGTTCCTCGAGGCGAGCGGGCCGGAAACGCGCGAAATTTCCCTCGCCGGAAACCACGGCTCGCTGGCCGACGACGTCGAGATCGCCGACGACAGCGACGCGACGGTCGACGACTCCTGA
- a CDS encoding Gfo/Idh/MocA family oxidoreductase gives MRDYDMVDSSAADLRVGLVGLGSLGVRLGQQFNSIPDAELVALADVSEENLVEAGRELEVAASTQYTDYETMLDEEALDAAAIATPNGLHYDQTVAALERDLHVLCEKPLATSVEDARDLYQRDQETDRVMMLGYQRHLNPAFINARQRWAAGDNDPTFITGEITHDWRSYYENMDDWRMDPDLSGGGHLLNVGSHVIDAILWVTGLTPTHVNANVEFHDDEQIFDKQSSITIEFDNGAIANFSDTGIVASTREHIHIWDDDGAVYLEGREWDERTGYTIDAEGTEHDQHLNYHGRQTKAEAFTESVLEGTEPPITVRDAFRTMIVTMAAYESGRADERIDLADRYSFVGDGLLD, from the coding sequence ATGCGTGACTACGACATGGTCGATTCATCTGCAGCCGATCTCCGCGTTGGACTCGTCGGGCTCGGGAGCCTCGGCGTCCGACTCGGACAACAGTTCAATTCCATACCCGACGCCGAACTGGTCGCGCTCGCCGACGTCAGCGAAGAGAATCTAGTCGAAGCGGGCCGTGAACTCGAGGTGGCGGCGTCGACCCAGTACACCGACTACGAGACGATGCTCGACGAGGAGGCCCTCGACGCGGCAGCGATCGCCACGCCGAACGGGCTCCACTACGACCAGACGGTCGCCGCGCTCGAGCGCGACCTCCACGTGCTCTGTGAGAAACCGCTGGCGACCAGCGTCGAGGACGCCCGCGATCTCTACCAGCGCGATCAGGAGACCGACCGGGTGATGATGCTGGGCTACCAGCGACACCTGAATCCGGCGTTTATCAACGCCCGCCAGCGGTGGGCGGCGGGCGACAACGATCCGACGTTCATCACCGGTGAGATCACCCACGACTGGCGGTCGTACTACGAGAACATGGACGACTGGCGGATGGACCCCGACCTGAGCGGCGGCGGCCACCTCCTGAACGTCGGTTCGCACGTCATCGACGCGATCCTCTGGGTAACCGGCCTCACGCCGACCCACGTCAACGCCAACGTCGAGTTCCACGACGACGAGCAAATCTTCGACAAGCAGTCCTCGATCACCATCGAGTTCGACAACGGCGCGATCGCCAATTTCTCGGATACTGGGATCGTCGCCAGTACCCGCGAGCACATTCACATCTGGGACGACGACGGTGCCGTCTACCTCGAGGGCCGGGAGTGGGACGAGCGCACCGGCTACACGATCGACGCCGAGGGCACCGAGCACGATCAGCACCTCAACTACCACGGTCGCCAGACGAAGGCCGAGGCGTTCACTGAGTCGGTCCTCGAGGGAACCGAACCGCCGATCACGGTCCGAGACGCGTTCCGGACGATGATCGTCACGATGGCCGCTTACGAGTCCGGCCGCGCTGACGAGCGCATTGACCTCGCAGACCGGTACTCGTTCGTAGGCGACGGACTGCTCGACTGA
- a CDS encoding methyl-accepting chemotaxis protein, with protein sequence MSSESSIGGRLVRTITPSVVRQRFAYKLGVLLLIIVVVLALVGSVGYVRANQSVTDNADQQMQSAASLQSDAVGDWMSEMKRQTSAIAADDELTHDDATAIEGQLFARSNSMSQTVRAIHVIDREEGTLVASDSKSASGKTLEEIDEPWADVSQYQDISDTVYQVDTSETSFEAADGRAVYFATPVLDNEDRVVVLIGGVKEQMLGLHQPFEEQQTALVTDDDASMVAGSEDEPLPTEVTDGDVQPGIESIETIESDSHVHAVMAIVGTDWLLVTTVPKSVAFQTANIVGQSMLGVVGVGLIAVLGITVVIGRQTAVPLTRLRDKAQTMEEGKLDVDLQTSRIDEIGQLYGRFGSMRDALRDHIRETETARQTAEAAKQETQRTNVHLERKADEYSQIMRECAQGDLTQRMDPDSDNDAMESIAREFNEMIGAIEETTAHVKQFAAEVAAASEEVTASSEEVRNASEQVSESVQRISDGAERQHEHVEEATSELNTLSSTTEEIASSSDAVADIAEQTATAGNRGRKAANQAAEEMTVVADDTDDVVEQFERLQREIEQIDELIEFIDEIAEQTNMLALNANIEASRTHDEDGDGFGAVAKEVKQLSQETREATNEIEQQLTTLQAAADDAATVVGRTSEQVTKSVGTVEDAVDALEEIATYAERTNEGIQEISTATDDQAVAVSETAGVVDDVATISRQTSQETESVAASAEEQTSALTQVSHNASQLAQQAVQLSNTLDRFDTAVDIEDDGIVADELQDADVDVDEATDDLGEGSEDEVFEYVSNDASDDASGDADAGADGQSHPAPDE encoded by the coding sequence GTGAGTAGTGAGAGCTCGATTGGGGGACGACTCGTTCGGACGATCACTCCGTCCGTCGTTCGGCAGCGGTTCGCGTACAAACTAGGTGTATTGCTTCTCATCATCGTCGTTGTATTGGCGCTCGTGGGAAGCGTCGGCTACGTCCGTGCCAATCAATCCGTTACGGACAACGCCGACCAACAGATGCAGTCGGCAGCGTCGCTCCAGAGCGACGCGGTCGGGGACTGGATGTCGGAGATGAAACGCCAGACGAGCGCGATAGCCGCCGACGACGAACTCACACATGATGACGCCACGGCCATCGAGGGACAGTTGTTTGCCAGATCGAACAGTATGTCGCAGACGGTCAGGGCAATCCACGTGATCGACCGCGAGGAGGGGACGCTCGTCGCCTCCGATTCCAAGAGCGCGAGCGGCAAAACGCTCGAGGAAATTGACGAACCGTGGGCAGACGTCTCGCAGTATCAGGACATCAGCGACACGGTATATCAGGTGGACACGAGCGAAACGTCCTTCGAAGCCGCCGACGGCCGTGCCGTCTACTTTGCCACGCCGGTGTTGGACAATGAGGACAGGGTCGTCGTCCTCATCGGCGGTGTCAAAGAGCAAATGCTGGGACTCCACCAGCCGTTCGAGGAGCAACAGACGGCGCTCGTCACCGACGACGACGCCTCGATGGTGGCCGGGTCCGAGGACGAGCCGCTCCCAACTGAGGTAACCGACGGCGATGTGCAACCGGGCATCGAGTCGATCGAAACAATCGAGAGCGACTCACACGTCCACGCGGTCATGGCGATCGTCGGTACCGACTGGCTGCTGGTCACGACGGTCCCGAAATCGGTGGCGTTCCAGACCGCGAACATCGTCGGTCAGTCCATGCTCGGCGTCGTAGGCGTCGGACTGATCGCAGTGCTCGGAATCACCGTCGTCATCGGGCGACAGACCGCAGTGCCGCTCACGCGGCTACGGGACAAGGCCCAGACGATGGAGGAGGGGAAGCTCGATGTAGACCTACAGACGTCCCGAATCGATGAAATCGGACAGCTCTACGGCAGATTCGGATCGATGCGCGACGCATTACGCGACCATATCCGTGAGACCGAAACGGCCCGGCAGACGGCCGAAGCGGCGAAACAGGAGACCCAACGCACCAACGTGCATCTGGAACGCAAGGCCGACGAGTACAGTCAGATCATGCGTGAGTGCGCACAAGGTGATCTCACACAGCGGATGGACCCCGACAGCGACAACGACGCGATGGAGTCGATCGCCCGGGAATTCAACGAGATGATCGGTGCCATTGAGGAGACGACCGCGCACGTCAAGCAGTTCGCAGCCGAGGTTGCGGCCGCCAGCGAGGAAGTGACCGCCAGTTCCGAAGAGGTCAGAAACGCAAGCGAGCAGGTCTCTGAGTCCGTCCAACGGATCTCCGACGGCGCGGAGCGCCAGCACGAACACGTCGAGGAGGCGACGAGCGAACTGAACACGCTCTCGTCGACGACCGAAGAGATCGCGTCGTCCTCCGACGCGGTGGCGGATATCGCCGAACAGACCGCCACGGCCGGCAACCGTGGACGAAAAGCGGCCAATCAGGCCGCCGAGGAGATGACCGTCGTCGCCGACGATACCGACGACGTCGTCGAGCAGTTCGAGCGCCTCCAGCGGGAGATTGAACAGATCGACGAGCTGATCGAGTTTATCGACGAAATCGCCGAGCAGACCAACATGCTCGCGCTCAACGCCAATATCGAGGCCTCCAGAACCCACGACGAGGACGGCGATGGGTTCGGTGCCGTTGCCAAAGAGGTAAAGCAACTGTCACAGGAGACCAGAGAAGCGACCAACGAGATCGAACAGCAGTTGACGACCTTGCAGGCGGCGGCCGACGATGCCGCCACGGTCGTCGGGCGGACGAGCGAGCAGGTCACCAAGAGTGTCGGCACCGTCGAGGACGCCGTCGACGCGCTCGAGGAGATCGCCACCTACGCAGAGCGGACCAACGAAGGAATCCAGGAGATCAGCACGGCCACCGACGATCAAGCCGTCGCCGTCAGCGAGACGGCCGGCGTGGTCGACGACGTCGCGACGATCAGCAGGCAGACGTCCCAGGAGACGGAATCTGTCGCCGCGTCCGCTGAGGAACAGACGTCGGCGCTGACCCAGGTTTCGCACAACGCCAGCCAACTGGCCCAACAGGCCGTGCAGTTGAGCAACACCCTCGACCGATTCGACACAGCGGTCGACATCGAGGACGACGGGATCGTCGCTGACGAACTGCAGGACGCCGACGTCGATGTCGACGAGGCGACCGACGACCTCGGAGAGGGATCCGAGGATGAAGTGTTCGAATACGTCTCTAACGACGCGTCCGACGATGCGTCCGGGGACGCTGACGCCGGCGCGGACGGGCAGTCACACCCCGCCCCCGACGAGTAA
- a CDS encoding Gfo/Idh/MocA family oxidoreductase, whose product METVRYGIVGATGYGSNHADAVAAIDGAEVVAGTARSEESIAPFETAYDATGYTDYEELFAAESLDAVSICTPSGTHAEITVAAADAGIHVLSEKPLDVSLERVDRMIDAADRNDVRLGGIFQRRFTSERWTARQWVEEGRFGDLLLADTAVKWHRPQRYYEDHWHGRRDLDGGVLMQQAIHFVDLLQWLTGGIERVTAETATLAHEMECEDVAVVSLRFENGARGTVEATTGVRGGHERVELNGTDGSYNSGTFVLEDEEVDPELAEPPCGTGLEGQIRDFVAAVREDREPIVSGRDARDAVEVVLAAYASATLDRPVHVDEVRDLQDHT is encoded by the coding sequence ATGGAGACTGTTAGATACGGGATCGTTGGAGCGACGGGGTACGGCAGCAACCACGCGGATGCGGTTGCGGCCATCGACGGCGCCGAGGTTGTCGCGGGCACGGCACGGAGCGAGGAGTCGATTGCGCCGTTCGAGACGGCCTACGACGCGACGGGATACACGGACTACGAGGAACTGTTCGCGGCGGAGTCCCTTGATGCGGTCAGTATCTGTACGCCCTCGGGGACCCACGCCGAAATCACGGTCGCTGCCGCTGACGCCGGGATTCACGTCCTCTCGGAGAAACCCCTTGACGTCTCTCTCGAGCGCGTCGACCGGATGATCGACGCCGCCGATCGCAACGACGTCCGTCTCGGCGGGATCTTCCAGCGGCGCTTCACGTCTGAGCGGTGGACCGCCCGACAGTGGGTCGAGGAGGGACGGTTTGGCGACCTGCTGTTGGCCGACACGGCGGTCAAGTGGCACCGCCCGCAGCGTTACTACGAGGACCACTGGCACGGTCGCCGCGACCTCGACGGCGGCGTCCTCATGCAGCAGGCGATCCACTTCGTCGACCTGCTCCAGTGGTTGACCGGCGGAATCGAGCGCGTGACCGCCGAGACAGCGACGCTGGCCCACGAGATGGAGTGCGAGGACGTTGCGGTCGTCAGCCTTCGATTCGAGAACGGCGCACGCGGCACAGTCGAGGCCACGACCGGCGTCCGCGGCGGGCACGAACGCGTCGAACTGAACGGCACCGACGGCTCGTACAACTCGGGAACGTTCGTCCTCGAGGACGAGGAAGTCGACCCCGAACTCGCGGAACCGCCCTGTGGGACAGGACTCGAGGGACAGATTCGGGACTTCGTCGCGGCAGTCCGCGAGGACCGCGAGCCGATCGTCAGCGGTCGGGACGCCCGCGACGCCGTGGAGGTCGTCCTCGCCGCCTATGCATCGGCTACTCTCGATCGCCCCGTACACGTCGACGAGGTGCGCGATCTGCAGGACCACACCTGA
- a CDS encoding pectate lyase, whose amino-acid sequence MSATLAEEFVDAVRRHTDAILADGRDRYGETETPLFADAIDPVAGDAVAYDARDVDADRRLSNVATQQEFLRTLVALSRLDGDERYRSVATDTVEWFLESLTDARGLPYWGGHVAYDLDADELATNKDGPHELKFEYPFYDLFWEVDEAATRRLVEAFWTAHVFDWSRLDFNRHGDLNDWRNDEYDYADETDASIDDPWDHEYDGGDVFFWGSGLTFVNTGSDLYYAAGRLAELDDDDDPLRWGRRLARRYVETRQEPGISGYQFSQHPSYCNGPEIRGDRAQYQFAPYIPGDHRVYEGTLFRPRPIVQRRQLELGERLGDRGDAFERWVLEELRAWREAAYRPERNEFEPMLTDGFSLEGFVIRREGYFGPKGRVIDPIEADADFLWTYATAYRTAGDDDCWRMARDIARGLALGDIGAPGGDGVDLESDPALADYRAVYGLLALYEATDRDTYRDAAARIGETVLKARTNDDDLFVDDEGRILLEDPVPLSLLHLAAALRGDDRSRLPTPIGDRRSPEGGI is encoded by the coding sequence ATGTCTGCGACACTGGCCGAGGAGTTCGTCGATGCCGTCCGCCGACACACGGACGCGATTCTGGCGGACGGCCGCGACCGATACGGCGAGACCGAGACCCCGCTGTTCGCCGACGCGATCGATCCCGTCGCCGGCGACGCGGTAGCCTATGACGCCCGCGACGTCGACGCGGACCGGCGGCTGTCGAACGTCGCGACACAACAGGAGTTCCTCCGGACGCTCGTCGCCCTGAGCCGGCTCGACGGCGACGAACGGTACCGATCGGTAGCCACCGACACCGTCGAGTGGTTTCTCGAGAGCCTCACGGACGCCCGAGGGCTCCCCTACTGGGGCGGCCACGTCGCCTACGATCTCGACGCGGACGAGCTGGCGACTAACAAGGACGGTCCCCACGAGCTGAAGTTCGAGTACCCGTTCTATGACCTGTTCTGGGAGGTCGATGAGGCCGCGACCCGCCGGCTCGTCGAGGCGTTCTGGACAGCGCACGTGTTCGACTGGTCGAGACTCGACTTCAACCGCCACGGCGACCTCAACGACTGGCGTAACGACGAGTACGACTACGCCGACGAGACCGACGCGTCGATCGACGACCCCTGGGACCACGAATACGATGGGGGCGACGTCTTCTTCTGGGGGAGCGGACTCACCTTTGTCAACACGGGGAGCGACCTCTACTACGCCGCGGGTCGGCTCGCCGAACTCGATGACGACGACGACCCGCTGCGGTGGGGGCGGCGTCTGGCTCGTCGCTACGTCGAGACCCGACAGGAGCCGGGGATCAGCGGATACCAGTTCAGTCAACACCCGAGTTACTGCAACGGTCCCGAGATTCGGGGCGACCGAGCGCAGTACCAGTTCGCGCCGTATATCCCCGGCGACCACCGCGTGTACGAAGGGACGCTGTTCCGGCCGCGACCGATCGTTCAACGCCGGCAACTGGAACTCGGCGAGCGCCTCGGTGACCGGGGGGACGCGTTCGAGCGGTGGGTGCTCGAGGAACTGCGGGCGTGGCGCGAGGCGGCCTACCGCCCGGAGCGCAACGAGTTCGAGCCGATGTTGACCGACGGGTTCAGTCTGGAGGGATTCGTCATCCGCCGCGAGGGCTATTTCGGTCCCAAGGGTCGCGTGATCGACCCGATCGAGGCCGACGCGGACTTCCTCTGGACGTACGCGACGGCCTACCGGACGGCGGGCGACGACGACTGCTGGCGGATGGCCCGCGACATTGCGCGGGGACTAGCGTTGGGCGACATCGGTGCGCCCGGCGGTGACGGGGTCGACCTCGAGAGCGATCCAGCCCTTGCGGATTACAGGGCAGTGTACGGGTTACTGGCACTCTACGAGGCGACGGATCGCGACACCTACCGCGACGCTGCAGCGCGTATCGGCGAGACCGTCCTCAAGGCGCGCACGAACGACGACGACCTGTTCGTCGACGACGAGGGACGAATCCTCCTTGAGGATCCGGTTCCGCTGTCGCTGTTGCATCTGGCGGCGGCGCTGCGCGGTGATGACCGTTCCCGCCTCCCAACACCGATTGGGGATCGGCGATCGCCCGAGGGCGGCATATAG
- a CDS encoding PPC domain-containing DNA-binding protein, which yields MESFESDDGHVIVRLDRGDMALESIEQACEEHDVDTGAVVTGIGTFSTLNIHYVDRTDLPDDQADRNVDLELEGAWEVTDINGVIADGEPHLHVTAFDGDRTVGGHLESGCEINVLGEITIQKIDGLSLERRPGERNVSQLTCR from the coding sequence ATGGAATCGTTCGAATCCGACGACGGACACGTAATCGTCCGTCTCGATCGCGGCGACATGGCACTCGAGTCGATCGAACAGGCCTGCGAAGAGCACGATGTCGACACCGGTGCCGTCGTCACCGGTATCGGCACGTTCAGCACGCTGAATATCCACTATGTCGATCGAACGGACCTCCCCGACGACCAGGCCGACCGCAACGTCGACCTCGAACTCGAGGGAGCCTGGGAGGTCACCGACATCAACGGTGTCATCGCGGACGGCGAACCGCATCTCCACGTGACCGCGTTCGACGGCGACCGAACCGTCGGTGGTCATCTGGAATCGGGCTGTGAGATCAACGTCCTCGGCGAGATAACGATCCAGAAGATCGACGGGCTCTCGCTGGA
- a CDS encoding lactonase family protein has translation MEVTPDGTLTERARTPAANPMFLAVRPDSETLYAVERVDGGRVSAYRIDAESGRLTRLNGRSSEGGGPCYVSVDATGRYAFVANYQGATVAAYPIADDGRLGEAADVVRHEGSGSDPERQAAAHPHAIAPGPENRFCYVPDLGTDRIAIYRPDESGALRPAEAGPVTASAGAGPRHIAFHPTDPYCYVVDELDSMVSAYERDPQTGGLAAIDRSSTLPAAFNGDNEPADVHVHPSGRWVYVSNRGHDSVAVFAVDPTTGRLEAVAHEPTRGATPRDIALAPDGEVLLASNQHGNAVVGFAIDETGRLEPIAELPVPKPVCAKFLESA, from the coding sequence GTGGAGGTAACACCCGACGGAACGCTGACCGAACGTGCACGCACACCCGCGGCGAATCCGATGTTTCTGGCGGTTCGTCCCGACAGCGAGACCCTCTACGCGGTCGAGCGCGTCGACGGCGGGCGCGTGTCGGCCTACCGAATCGATGCCGAGAGCGGCCGACTCACACGGCTCAACGGTCGCTCGAGCGAGGGTGGCGGTCCCTGTTACGTCAGCGTCGACGCGACTGGCCGCTACGCGTTTGTCGCGAACTATCAGGGCGCGACCGTGGCGGCGTATCCAATTGCGGACGATGGCCGACTCGGCGAGGCCGCCGACGTCGTCCGCCATGAGGGCTCTGGCTCCGACCCGGAGCGGCAAGCGGCCGCGCATCCACATGCAATCGCACCCGGCCCGGAGAATCGGTTCTGTTACGTCCCGGATCTCGGCACTGATCGCATCGCAATCTATCGTCCTGACGAGTCCGGCGCGCTCCGGCCGGCCGAGGCCGGGCCGGTGACCGCTAGCGCAGGCGCGGGACCGCGTCATATCGCCTTCCATCCGACTGATCCCTACTGTTACGTCGTCGACGAACTCGACTCAATGGTGAGCGCGTACGAGCGCGACCCCCAAACTGGCGGGCTCGCGGCGATCGATCGGTCGAGCACCCTGCCGGCCGCGTTCAACGGAGACAACGAGCCCGCCGATGTCCACGTCCATCCGTCCGGCCGGTGGGTGTACGTCTCCAACCGGGGCCACGACAGCGTCGCCGTCTTCGCGGTCGACCCGACGACGGGTCGCCTCGAGGCCGTCGCTCACGAACCGACGCGTGGAGCGACGCCCCGTGATATCGCGCTCGCTCCTGACGGTGAGGTGCTGCTCGCAAGCAATCAGCACGGCAACGCGGTCGTGGGCTTCGCGATCGACGAGACCGGACGCCTCGAGCCGATCGCGGAACTCCCGGTGCCGAAACCGGTCTGTGCGAAGTTCCTCGAGTCGGCGTGA